One genomic region from Halorussus rarus encodes:
- a CDS encoding thiol-disulfide oxidoreductase DCC family protein has protein sequence MSEVTLVYDDDCGFCTWWADFFERRSEFRVVGFAELTDEERDRLPDDYEECSHLLADGRVYSCGESLEQALVRSDVGEDAGPVVGFLRSFEDYERLRENAYRAVADNRDLFGKVVSKTPPARRESEDRE, from the coding sequence ATGAGCGAGGTCACCCTCGTCTACGACGACGACTGCGGCTTCTGCACGTGGTGGGCCGACTTCTTCGAGCGCCGGTCGGAGTTCCGGGTCGTGGGCTTCGCGGAGCTCACCGACGAGGAGCGCGACCGGCTCCCGGACGACTACGAGGAGTGCTCGCACCTGCTGGCCGACGGCCGGGTGTACTCCTGCGGCGAGTCGCTGGAGCAGGCGCTCGTCCGGTCGGACGTCGGGGAGGACGCGGGGCCGGTAGTCGGGTTCCTCCGGAGCTTCGAGGACTACGAACGGCTCCGGGAGAACGCCTACCGGGCGGTCGCGGACAACCGCGACCTGTTCGGGAAGGTCGTCTCGAAGACGCCGCCGGCGAGGCGAGAGTCCGAGGACCGCGAGTAG
- a CDS encoding lipase maturation factor family protein — translation MPLWGPESYWLVRLLFHRGLAVIYLLAFLVAANQFRALAGEDGLLPLDEYAEHAEFRERPSLFYFFPSDRAVGLAAWAGVGLSALALVGAPSWLPRQFVLPASMALWTALWGLYLSFVNAGRVFYGFGWESMLLETGFLAVFLGAGPFAVAWPVVWLLRWVLFRNMFGAGLIKLRGDECWRDLTCMEYHYETQPMPNPASWYVHHLPASVHRAAVVVNHVVELAVPFLYFAPQPVAALAGVATVLFQGWLMVTGNFSWLNALTVVLAVPTFADSALTGAFGALGLPVAAPATVALPLWFWVAVGGVTAAVLALSVRPTLNMVSSEQVMNTAFDPLHLVNTYGAFGSITRRRYEIVVEGTRDEEVTPDTEWEAYTFEGKPTDPERRPPQVAPYHLRLDWQLWFAAMSPSAGRHRWFGRLLEKLLEGDERVLGLLRTNPFPDEPPTHVRAVRYRYEFTSPEERAETGRWWSRERVGSYVRPVSRDDLGTGHRTRGRARRR, via the coding sequence ATGCCCCTCTGGGGACCCGAGAGCTACTGGCTCGTCCGGCTCCTGTTTCACCGGGGGCTCGCGGTCATCTACCTGCTGGCGTTCCTGGTCGCGGCGAACCAGTTCCGGGCGCTCGCGGGCGAAGACGGCCTGCTGCCTCTCGACGAGTATGCTGAGCACGCCGAGTTCCGCGAGCGTCCGAGCCTCTTCTACTTCTTCCCTTCCGACCGCGCCGTCGGCCTGGCGGCGTGGGCGGGCGTCGGCCTCTCGGCGCTCGCGCTCGTCGGCGCGCCCTCGTGGCTCCCTCGACAGTTCGTCCTCCCGGCGTCGATGGCGCTCTGGACCGCGCTGTGGGGGCTCTACCTCTCGTTCGTCAACGCCGGCCGGGTGTTCTACGGCTTCGGCTGGGAGTCCATGCTGCTCGAGACCGGCTTCCTCGCCGTCTTCCTCGGTGCCGGCCCGTTCGCGGTCGCGTGGCCGGTCGTCTGGCTGCTGCGGTGGGTGCTGTTCCGCAACATGTTCGGCGCGGGCCTCATCAAGCTCCGGGGCGACGAGTGCTGGCGCGACCTGACCTGCATGGAGTACCACTACGAGACCCAGCCGATGCCGAACCCGGCGAGCTGGTACGTCCACCACCTGCCGGCGTCGGTCCACAGGGCCGCGGTCGTCGTCAACCACGTCGTCGAACTCGCGGTGCCGTTCCTCTACTTCGCGCCCCAGCCGGTCGCCGCGCTGGCGGGCGTCGCCACCGTCCTGTTCCAGGGCTGGCTGATGGTGACCGGCAACTTCTCGTGGCTCAACGCGCTGACGGTGGTGCTCGCGGTCCCGACGTTCGCCGACTCGGCGCTGACCGGGGCGTTCGGCGCGCTCGGCCTCCCGGTCGCGGCGCCGGCGACCGTCGCGCTCCCCCTGTGGTTCTGGGTCGCGGTCGGCGGCGTGACCGCTGCGGTGCTGGCGCTCAGCGTCCGGCCGACGCTCAACATGGTCTCGTCCGAGCAGGTGATGAACACCGCGTTCGACCCGCTCCACCTCGTCAACACCTACGGCGCGTTCGGCTCCATCACCCGCCGGCGCTACGAGATCGTGGTCGAGGGGACGCGCGACGAGGAGGTAACGCCCGACACCGAGTGGGAGGCGTACACCTTCGAGGGGAAGCCGACCGACCCCGAGCGCCGGCCGCCGCAGGTCGCGCCCTACCACCTGCGGCTCGACTGGCAGCTCTGGTTCGCCGCGATGTCGCCCTCGGCCGGCCGCCACCGGTGGTTCGGGCGCCTGCTGGAGAAGCTCCTGGAGGGCGACGAGCGGGTGCTGGGCTTGCTTCGCACGAACCCCTTCCCCGACGAGCCGCCGACCCACGTCCGGGCGGTCCGGTACCGCTACGAGTTCACGTCGCCCGAGGAGCGCGCCGAGACCGGCCGGTGGTGGTCCCGCGAGCGCGTCGGCAGCTACGTCCGGCCGGTGTCGCGCGACGACCTCGGAACGGGCCATCGGACCCGGGGTCGGGCCCGCCGCCGGTGA
- a CDS encoding HalOD1 output domain-containing protein — translation MTSASDAGDGWRTGDTYYYRAASDESLSEAVVRAVAAFSDRSSAGEDPDQRLDPLYDAVDPDALDALFRHVDDSRTGAVEFAYAGYEVTVDSTGLVTVTEP, via the coding sequence ATGACATCAGCGAGCGACGCCGGGGACGGGTGGCGGACGGGCGACACGTACTACTATCGGGCGGCGAGCGACGAGTCGCTCTCGGAGGCGGTCGTCCGCGCGGTCGCGGCGTTCTCCGACAGGAGTTCGGCCGGTGAGGACCCGGACCAGCGGCTCGACCCGCTCTACGACGCGGTCGACCCCGACGCGCTCGACGCGCTGTTCCGCCACGTCGACGACTCGCGGACCGGGGCGGTCGAGTTCGCGTACGCCGGCTACGAGGTGACGGTCGACAGCACCGGCCTGGTGACCGTCACCGAACCGTAG
- a CDS encoding helix-turn-helix domain-containing protein — protein sequence MGLIGRVETDSQPGQVALSAVPDMVATLEDVRPDSDEAWRVIFWASGDDFETYEAAMTDDPAVADWERLTALPDRRLYRVTLGEETRQQMLHSIVVEQDITIIDLSLTADRLEMLARFPSREALAAFREACRERGMAFGLEQLYDEEAVANDGGVANRYGVTDPQREALLCALEAGYFDVPRAAKMAEIADDLGVSTTALSRRLRRGQRNLLRNTLALAGDT from the coding sequence ATGGGGCTCATCGGCAGAGTCGAGACCGACTCCCAGCCCGGCCAGGTCGCGCTCTCGGCCGTCCCGGACATGGTGGCCACGCTCGAGGACGTCCGTCCCGACTCCGACGAGGCGTGGCGGGTCATCTTCTGGGCCTCCGGCGACGACTTCGAGACCTACGAAGCCGCGATGACCGACGACCCCGCCGTCGCGGACTGGGAGCGGCTCACCGCGCTCCCCGACCGCCGGCTCTACCGGGTCACGCTCGGCGAGGAGACCCGCCAGCAGATGCTCCACTCCATCGTGGTCGAGCAGGACATCACGATCATCGACCTCTCCCTGACGGCCGACCGACTGGAGATGCTGGCCCGGTTCCCGTCGCGCGAGGCACTGGCCGCGTTCCGCGAGGCCTGCCGCGAGCGGGGGATGGCGTTCGGCCTCGAACAGCTCTACGACGAGGAGGCGGTCGCCAACGACGGCGGCGTCGCGAACCGGTACGGCGTCACGGACCCCCAGCGCGAGGCGCTGCTGTGCGCGCTGGAGGCCGGCTACTTCGACGTCCCGCGGGCCGCGAAGATGGCCGAGATCGCCGACGACCTGGGCGTCTCGACCACCGCGCTCTCCCGGCGGCTCCGGCGGGGCCAGCGCAACCTGCTCCGCAACACCCTCGCGCTGGCGGGGGATACTTAA
- a CDS encoding transcription factor S, with product MQFCDECGSMMKSMGSKMVCSNDDCQHTDAKDEELAAEFVSTEAQTDDDVIETSEDANFEGKPTAEDVTCEECGHGKAWYTIKQTGAADEPPTRFFKCQECGHRWREYS from the coding sequence ATGCAGTTCTGCGACGAATGCGGCTCCATGATGAAGTCCATGGGGTCGAAGATGGTCTGCTCGAACGACGACTGCCAGCACACCGACGCCAAGGACGAGGAACTGGCCGCCGAGTTCGTCTCCACCGAGGCCCAGACCGACGACGACGTCATCGAGACCTCCGAGGACGCCAACTTCGAGGGCAAACCCACCGCCGAGGACGTGACCTGTGAGGAGTGCGGCCACGGCAAGGCGTGGTACACCATCAAGCAGACCGGCGCCGCCGACGAACCGCCGACGCGGTTCTTCAAGTGCCAGGAGTGCGGACACCGGTGGCGCGAGTACAGCTAG
- a CDS encoding J domain-containing protein, whose translation MQEDRLLFGLAAVLAGIATLEFVLAFVYTPALFAIAVPFGVAAYLVWYHASGRLRERVASGRAGSYRRAETETGGFGAGPRDSFTGRRGFDADGGGTRAGQAGGRRAAGARGARTGRGGAASAVRDSGPSAAEAYRVLGLDPDADGEAVRRAYRERVKEVHPDRESGDEEEFKRVKEAYERLQARN comes from the coding sequence GTGCAGGAAGACCGGCTCTTGTTCGGACTGGCGGCGGTCCTCGCGGGCATCGCCACCCTGGAGTTCGTCCTGGCGTTCGTCTACACCCCCGCGCTGTTCGCCATCGCCGTCCCGTTCGGCGTGGCCGCCTACCTGGTGTGGTACCACGCCAGCGGGCGGCTCCGCGAGCGGGTCGCGAGCGGCCGGGCCGGGAGCTACCGGCGGGCCGAGACCGAGACCGGCGGCTTCGGCGCCGGCCCGCGGGACTCCTTCACCGGGCGGCGGGGGTTCGACGCCGACGGCGGCGGGACGCGGGCGGGGCAGGCCGGCGGGCGACGAGCCGCAGGTGCCCGGGGGGCACGCACCGGCCGGGGCGGCGCGGCGAGCGCGGTCCGGGACTCCGGGCCGAGCGCGGCCGAGGCCTACCGCGTCCTGGGGCTCGACCCCGACGCCGACGGCGAAGCGGTCCGGCGGGCCTACCGCGAGAGGGTCAAGGAGGTCCACCCCGACCGGGAGTCCGGCGACGAGGAGGAGTTCAAGCGCGTGAAGGAGGCCTACGAACGCCTCCAGGCGCGGAACTGA
- a CDS encoding BGTF surface domain-containing protein — protein MSARLPRLRAAALVTLLLAAAVAPAVGASSTAASASFSPTVTYGVRGDVANITVQASDGGIVNIGSQSEAFWMQVKVGNGKTQLRLNTYRAGVADTEAEVKRALSGGTVVRAAPTPVDKPLEAAKYDLNVTRDGREIALGKLVLDERATNGIDARIAPSSLKVAELKKKSKIVGATRAPWGNNSVARGDWLAVHVNATGLKGLFAYKGLGSASGVDLRFEQTEGVMNADLNEFDGDDAERFVPVEDGFYVFVDTDEHDIEARDRYNVSFVIEAGSKLSKHKEVVSTSFRVAPRRVTVERNGPGDEVVVEGKATIAGTTTLTPGSTINVTVRDDGMPPFHQSRTVRVSANRTFGTAIDFSDLQPGRTFEIRLVDQGRTVPGMVEPEETTTAAPNTTTATTITTVPTTTTTTAATTTTTATTTAEGLTQAAGPGTERPLRQQAVREGGEESSGGPVPGFGPTAGVVAVLAAAVLAARRGRGR, from the coding sequence ATGTCAGCGAGACTTCCCCGACTCCGCGCCGCCGCCCTCGTCACGCTGCTGCTCGCGGCGGCCGTCGCGCCGGCCGTCGGCGCGAGCTCGACCGCCGCGAGCGCCTCCTTCTCGCCGACGGTCACATACGGGGTCCGGGGCGACGTGGCGAACATCACCGTCCAGGCCTCGGACGGCGGTATCGTCAACATCGGGTCGCAGTCAGAGGCGTTCTGGATGCAGGTCAAGGTCGGCAACGGGAAGACCCAGCTCAGGTTGAACACCTACCGGGCGGGCGTCGCGGACACCGAGGCCGAAGTCAAGCGGGCGCTGTCGGGCGGTACGGTGGTCCGCGCCGCGCCGACCCCGGTCGACAAGCCGCTTGAGGCCGCCAAGTACGATCTGAACGTCACCAGGGACGGCCGGGAGATCGCGCTCGGAAAGCTCGTCCTCGACGAGCGGGCGACCAACGGCATCGACGCCCGCATCGCGCCGTCGTCGCTGAAGGTGGCGGAACTGAAGAAGAAGTCGAAGATCGTCGGGGCGACGAGGGCGCCGTGGGGGAACAACTCGGTCGCCCGCGGCGACTGGCTCGCGGTCCACGTCAACGCAACCGGGCTGAAGGGGCTGTTCGCGTACAAGGGCCTCGGCAGCGCGAGCGGCGTCGACCTCCGGTTCGAGCAGACCGAGGGCGTCATGAACGCCGACCTGAACGAGTTCGACGGGGACGACGCCGAGCGGTTCGTCCCCGTCGAGGACGGGTTCTACGTCTTCGTGGACACCGACGAGCACGACATCGAGGCGCGCGACCGGTACAACGTGAGCTTCGTGATCGAGGCCGGTAGCAAGCTCTCGAAGCACAAGGAGGTCGTCTCCACCTCGTTCAGGGTCGCCCCCAGGAGGGTCACCGTCGAGCGAAACGGGCCGGGCGACGAGGTCGTCGTGGAGGGCAAGGCGACCATCGCCGGAACCACGACGCTGACCCCCGGCTCGACCATCAACGTCACCGTCCGGGACGACGGGATGCCCCCGTTCCACCAGTCGCGGACCGTGCGGGTTTCGGCCAACCGGACGTTCGGGACCGCCATCGACTTCTCGGACCTCCAGCCCGGCCGAACGTTCGAGATCAGACTCGTCGACCAGGGCCGGACCGTCCCCGGTATGGTCGAGCCCGAGGAGACGACGACGGCGGCCCCCAACACGACGACCGCGACGACGATCACGACGGTACCGACGACCACGACGACTACCGCGGCCACGACGACAACCACCGCGACGACCACGGCCGAGGGCCTCACGCAGGCCGCCGGACCGGGCACCGAGCGCCCGCTGCGCCAGCAGGCCGTGCGCGAGGGCGGCGAGGAGAGCAGCGGCGGCCCCGTCCCGGGGTTCGGCCCGACCGCGGGCGTCGTCGCGGTGCTGGCGGCCGCCGTGCTGGCTGCCCGGAGGGGACGAGGGAGATGA
- a CDS encoding restriction endonuclease, translated as MLQGLDESEFGQFVAALWERQGWQTQVKRDDGRVFVAVQRPSTGEEGLLWALAGDGEVGGQQVQQFAKLCQQYEVGESAIVTAGEISDHAEKVSEGTGVDLLGSEGIATILERKGWTDLAEQYGGDGDADASDESDGEGGNSPVDRVRAVGARAKATVGGALGGSVPTKPVLAVVVVAAVLAAGVLAGVPLPFLGGGGGPVSAENVSPPNSTSTLRVSWNAKAVDEIDPNRTDERAYYPPAGEQFVLVAMRVNNTGEGTVPVKQAGFELRVDGETYSHQPLRDHDGFMDFSMSPGTYYAGWTVFSVPEGAAGTLTYDHNVSDTPVAVEFVHDSDIAVNETQL; from the coding sequence ATGTTGCAGGGATTGGACGAGTCCGAGTTCGGCCAGTTCGTCGCGGCCCTCTGGGAGCGGCAGGGCTGGCAGACCCAGGTCAAGCGCGACGACGGCAGAGTGTTCGTCGCGGTCCAGCGACCGTCCACCGGCGAGGAGGGCCTGCTGTGGGCGCTCGCCGGCGACGGCGAGGTCGGCGGCCAGCAGGTCCAGCAGTTCGCCAAGCTCTGCCAGCAGTACGAGGTCGGGGAGTCGGCCATCGTCACCGCGGGCGAGATCTCGGACCACGCCGAGAAGGTCTCGGAGGGGACCGGCGTCGACCTGCTCGGCAGCGAGGGCATCGCGACGATACTCGAGCGCAAGGGGTGGACCGACCTCGCCGAGCAGTACGGCGGCGACGGCGACGCCGACGCGTCGGACGAGAGCGACGGCGAGGGCGGCAACTCGCCGGTCGACCGGGTACGGGCGGTCGGCGCGCGCGCGAAGGCGACGGTCGGGGGCGCGCTCGGCGGGAGCGTCCCGACGAAGCCCGTGCTGGCTGTCGTGGTCGTCGCCGCGGTGCTGGCCGCCGGCGTGCTGGCCGGAGTCCCGCTGCCGTTCCTCGGCGGAGGCGGCGGCCCCGTCTCGGCCGAGAACGTGTCGCCGCCCAACAGCACGTCCACCCTCCGGGTCTCGTGGAACGCCAAGGCGGTCGACGAGATCGACCCGAACCGGACCGACGAGAGGGCCTACTACCCGCCGGCGGGCGAGCAGTTCGTCCTGGTGGCGATGCGCGTCAACAACACCGGCGAGGGGACGGTACCGGTCAAGCAGGCCGGGTTCGAGCTCCGGGTCGACGGCGAGACCTACTCCCACCAGCCGCTGCGGGACCACGACGGCTTCATGGACTTCTCGATGTCGCCGGGCACCTACTACGCCGGCTGGACCGTCTTCTCGGTGCCCGAGGGAGCCGCGGGGACGCTGACCTACGACCACAACGTCAGCGACACCCCGGTCGCGGTCGAGTTCGTCCACGACTCGGACATCGCGGTGAACGAGACGCAGCTGTAG
- a CDS encoding GTPBP1 family GTP-binding protein — protein sequence MCPNRAVLQSALERGEQEGGSVEFKERLTKELHLADGRMESLAAQLRHRVLSGDGEATYVVGVTDDGGIAGIDHDDFSESMDVLSLLAEEAGAHIEDVQTWGITDGTITTEGEADGLVGVATVREGAMLDTDSEHIVVGTAGHVDHGKSTLVGSLVTGQADDGEGGTRGFLDVQPHEVERGLSADLSYAVYGFDGDGPVRMDNPHRKSDRARVVEESDRLVSFVDTVGHEPWLRTTIRGLVGQKLDYGLLTVAADDGPTKTTREHLGVLLATELPTIVAITKADAVDDERVAEVEREVERLLRGADKTPLLVDRHGVDAAVEEIGESVVPIVTTSAVTKEGLDDLDELFERLPKTTADSGEFRMYIDRTYSVTGVGAVASGTIMSGEVEAGDELLLGPMADGAFREVEVRSIEMHYHRVDRAKAGRIVGIALKGVREADVERGMVLLPGDADPDPVREFEAEVMVLNHPTRIGDGYEPVIHLETVSEAVKFHPAEGQLLPGDSGATRVRFKFRPYLVEEGQRFVFREGQSKGVGTVTDVNPGDAPAADD from the coding sequence ATGTGCCCTAACCGGGCCGTACTGCAAAGCGCCCTCGAACGCGGCGAACAGGAGGGCGGCAGCGTCGAGTTCAAAGAGCGACTCACCAAGGAGCTCCACCTGGCCGACGGCCGGATGGAGAGCCTGGCGGCCCAGCTCCGCCACCGGGTGCTCTCGGGCGACGGCGAGGCCACATACGTAGTCGGGGTGACCGACGACGGCGGCATCGCGGGGATCGACCACGACGACTTCTCGGAGTCGATGGACGTGCTGAGCCTGCTCGCCGAGGAGGCAGGCGCCCACATCGAGGACGTCCAGACGTGGGGAATCACCGACGGCACCATCACCACCGAGGGCGAGGCCGACGGTCTGGTCGGAGTCGCGACCGTCCGCGAGGGCGCGATGCTCGACACCGACAGCGAGCACATCGTGGTCGGGACCGCGGGCCACGTCGACCACGGCAAGTCGACGCTGGTCGGGTCGCTCGTGACGGGGCAGGCCGACGACGGCGAGGGCGGCACCCGCGGGTTCCTCGACGTCCAGCCCCACGAGGTCGAGCGGGGGCTGTCGGCCGACCTCTCGTACGCCGTCTACGGCTTCGACGGCGACGGCCCGGTCCGGATGGACAACCCCCACCGTAAGTCCGACCGCGCGCGCGTGGTCGAGGAGAGCGACCGGCTCGTCTCGTTCGTCGATACCGTGGGTCACGAGCCGTGGCTCCGGACGACCATCCGCGGGCTGGTCGGCCAGAAGCTCGACTACGGCCTGCTGACGGTCGCGGCCGACGACGGGCCGACCAAGACGACCCGCGAGCACCTCGGCGTACTGCTCGCGACCGAGCTCCCGACCATCGTGGCGATCACGAAGGCCGACGCGGTCGACGACGAGCGCGTCGCGGAGGTCGAGCGCGAGGTCGAGCGGCTGCTCCGGGGCGCGGACAAGACGCCGCTACTGGTCGACCGTCACGGAGTCGACGCCGCAGTCGAGGAGATCGGCGAGAGCGTCGTCCCCATCGTCACGACCAGCGCGGTCACCAAGGAGGGGCTCGACGACCTCGACGAGCTGTTCGAGCGGCTCCCGAAGACGACCGCCGACTCGGGCGAGTTCCGGATGTACATCGACCGGACCTACTCGGTGACCGGGGTCGGCGCGGTCGCCTCCGGCACCATCATGTCGGGCGAGGTCGAGGCCGGGGACGAGCTGCTGCTCGGCCCGATGGCCGACGGGGCGTTCCGCGAGGTCGAGGTCCGGTCCATCGAGATGCACTACCACCGGGTCGACAGGGCCAAGGCGGGCCGCATCGTCGGCATCGCCCTGAAGGGGGTCAGGGAGGCCGACGTCGAGCGCGGGATGGTGCTGCTGCCCGGCGACGCCGACCCCGACCCCGTCCGGGAGTTCGAGGCCGAGGTGATGGTGCTGAACCATCCGACCCGCATCGGCGACGGCTACGAGCCGGTCATCCACCTCGAGACCGTGAGCGAGGCGGTGAAGTTCCACCCCGCCGAGGGGCAGTTGCTGCCCGGCGACTCGGGGGCCACCCGAGTCCGGTTCAAGTTCCGGCCCTACCTGGTCGAGGAGGGCCAGCGGTTCGTCTTCCGCGAGGGCCAGAGCAAGGGCGTCGGCACCGTGACCGACGTGAACCCGGGCGACGCCCCGGCCGCCGACGACTGA
- a CDS encoding HAD family hydrolase, translated as MSDDDTAPAGEVPAADSTAADPVGSDGSAADVDAVLFDLDGTLVEYERSPAELLDLAFESVGVDPFFDATAYFDRYDDHLGPGVSIAEGRANCFAAIAADRGRDPDLGRRVADAFAAKRDHSRVEHLPGAVEAVDALAADHALGVVTNGPPEMQATKLAAAGLADRFETVVFAGHDAAAKPDPEPFEVALADLGAAADRAVHVGNSLSSDVAGAHAAGLRSVWVPAESGVEPVPEPHHALSSLERLAGSGRPPWVR; from the coding sequence ATGTCCGACGACGACACTGCACCCGCCGGCGAAGTTCCCGCCGCCGACAGCACGGCCGCCGACCCCGTCGGGAGTGACGGTAGCGCCGCCGACGTGGACGCCGTCCTCTTCGACCTCGACGGGACGCTGGTGGAGTACGAGCGCTCGCCCGCGGAACTGCTCGACCTGGCCTTCGAGTCGGTCGGGGTCGACCCGTTCTTCGACGCGACCGCGTACTTCGACCGGTACGACGACCACCTCGGCCCGGGCGTCTCGATCGCCGAGGGGCGGGCGAACTGCTTCGCGGCCATCGCGGCGGACCGCGGCCGCGACCCCGACCTCGGCCGCCGGGTCGCCGACGCCTTCGCCGCGAAGCGGGACCACTCCCGGGTCGAGCACTTGCCGGGCGCGGTCGAGGCCGTCGACGCCCTCGCCGCCGACCACGCGCTCGGGGTCGTGACCAACGGGCCGCCCGAGATGCAGGCGACGAAGCTGGCGGCCGCGGGGCTGGCCGACCGCTTCGAGACGGTGGTGTTCGCTGGCCACGACGCCGCGGCCAAACCCGACCCCGAGCCGTTCGAGGTCGCGCTGGCCGACCTCGGCGCGGCGGCCGACCGGGCGGTCCACGTCGGCAACTCGCTCTCCTCGGACGTGGCGGGCGCCCACGCCGCCGGGCTCCGGTCGGTCTGGGTGCCGGCCGAGTCGGGCGTCGAGCCCGTCCCCGAGCCCCACCACGCCCTGTCGTCGCTGGAGCGGCTGGCCGGGAGCGGGCGTCCGCCGTGGGTGCGGTGA
- a CDS encoding DedA family protein: MFENLGGAALGVVEQYGYLALAAFTFLEASMLFPLLPSEVVVPGAAAILVGGPASFGLFVAAVVVGTTAGGLFAFHVFAEYGRSALADRGGRLRLSEDRLERATGWFRRWGESSVLWGRLLPVLRSVVSVPAGLAGMVRWKFTLYSASGALAFGALVGVAVETGLNLLGIA; encoded by the coding sequence GTGTTCGAGAACCTCGGAGGGGCCGCGCTCGGGGTGGTCGAACAGTACGGCTACCTCGCGCTCGCGGCGTTCACGTTCCTCGAGGCCTCGATGCTGTTCCCGCTCCTCCCGAGCGAGGTGGTCGTGCCGGGCGCGGCGGCCATCCTCGTCGGCGGGCCGGCGTCGTTCGGCCTGTTCGTCGCGGCGGTGGTCGTCGGCACCACGGCCGGGGGCCTGTTCGCGTTCCACGTGTTCGCCGAGTACGGTCGGTCGGCGCTGGCCGACCGCGGCGGTCGACTCCGGCTCTCGGAGGACCGACTGGAGCGGGCGACCGGATGGTTCCGCCGGTGGGGCGAGAGCTCGGTGCTCTGGGGTCGGTTGCTACCGGTTCTGCGGTCGGTGGTCTCGGTGCCCGCGGGGCTGGCCGGGATGGTCCGCTGGAAGTTCACGCTCTACTCGGCGTCGGGCGCGCTCGCGTTCGGCGCGCTCGTGGGAGTAGCCGTCGAGACCGGGTTGAATCTGCTGGGCATCGCGTGA
- a CDS encoding phosphate-starvation-inducible PsiE family protein, which yields MDPIEASRFTSWLESGVTILQSAIAAFLVVLLLLGVVNLAVTIGESILVRDVTDTAETLSLVRSAIDIVLYLFVIVELYHTVVAYVEAQSVVLAVIHAGLIAVVRQIITFKPDDYGSTEAITFAGVYALLLAALLVGFWVVHRQIEAEAEAESELA from the coding sequence ATGGATCCAATCGAGGCCTCCCGCTTCACGAGCTGGCTCGAGAGCGGCGTCACGATCCTCCAGTCGGCCATCGCGGCGTTCCTGGTCGTCCTCCTGTTGCTCGGCGTCGTCAATCTCGCGGTCACCATCGGGGAGTCGATCCTCGTTCGGGACGTCACCGACACCGCGGAAACGCTGTCGCTCGTCCGGTCGGCGATCGACATCGTGCTCTACCTGTTCGTCATCGTGGAACTGTACCACACGGTCGTCGCCTACGTCGAGGCCCAGAGCGTCGTGCTGGCAGTCATCCACGCCGGCCTCATCGCGGTCGTGCGCCAGATCATCACCTTCAAGCCCGACGACTACGGCTCGACCGAGGCCATCACCTTCGCGGGCGTCTACGCCCTCCTGCTCGCGGCGCTCCTGGTCGGGTTCTGGGTGGTCCACCGCCAGATCGAGGCGGAGGCCGAGGCCGAGAGCGAACTGGCGTGA